In Kytococcus sedentarius DSM 20547, the sequence CTGGGCGACCTCTTCAACTGACCCTCCCCACCGGAGCAGGGCCCCGGATGGCCCGGCCACCCGGGGCCCTGCCCCACCCTCCACCGCTTCTCAGACCAGACGGGCCCAGACCTCGTCGTCGAACCAGGTGCCCTCACGGCTCCACACCACCTGGCGCAACACACCCTCGCGGGTGAAGCCGAGGTCCGCCAGCAGCCGCGAGGACGGCCGGGCGCCGGTGAAGACGCGTGCCTCGATGCGGTGGAGCCCCCACCGCTCGAAGCCTGCCTGCACCACGGCCCCCACGGCCTCTCGGGCCAGCCCCTTCCCTTGGTGGTCGGGGTGCAAGGCGTAGCCGAGACTCGCGACGTGGGCCGGCGCGCTGGCGCCGTCCACCGCGGCCGCCGGACGCGCACGTAGCATCACGTCACCCACGAGGACGCCGTCGGCGTGGATGCCGAGCCGGCCGCCCCCTTCGGCTGGGGAGTCGGTGATCCACTCCCGCGCCTGGTCGAGATCGGTCCACGCCGCGTGCCCCAGGTAGCGGCAGACCTCCGGCTGCGACCGGTAGGCGAACACCACCTCGGCGTCAGCGGGCGTCAGCGCCTCCACGCGGCAGCGCTCGGTGGTCAGGATGAGTGGCGCGGGGAGGTCCATGCGCCGCACGGTAGCCGGGCGACCCGGGTCAGCCACGGCGCAGCGGCAACGGGCAGGCCTCTGCCACCTCGGCCACGACCACGGGGTCGGTGGGCAACGGCGGCTGCTTGCCCGCATCGACCTGTGAGCCGGTGAGCGCGGGGTGACGCTCCAGGGCCTCCATCTCCTCGGTCTCGAAGACCCGCGAGCGCGTCAGCAGGCGCTCGCCCTCCGGCGCGTCGAGGCTGAAGCCCGAGCCGCGTCCCGGGACGGCATCGATCACCAACTGCGTGTGCTGCCAGGCGGCGAACTGCGGCCCGGAGATCCACACCGGGACGGCGTCGGTGCCCTGCGGCGCTGCCATGGGGGCCTGCCCAGCCTCAGCCCCGAGGTCGAGCACGCCCAGCTGCACGTCGCGCTGCCCCACACGGAACTCCCCGTCGCGATAGCACATCGGCGCCGACCCGTCGCAGCAGCCGCCGGACTGGTGCAGCATCAGCGCCCCGTGGCGGTCCCGCAGCCGGCGCAGCAGGTCGAGCCCGGCGGGCAGGGCGATCACCCTCGGCGGGACGTGCCCGCCGAGGGTGTCAGGGCGTCGGGTGTCGACCACTCAGAACAGCCCCGCCGGGTCGTCGGAGTAGCTCACCAGCAGGTTCTTGGTCTGCTGGTAGTGGTCGAGCATCATCTTGTGGTTCTCGCGCCCGATGCCGGACTGCTTGTACCCGCCGAAGGCCGCGTGCGCCGGGTACTGGTGGTAGCAGTTCGTCCACACGCGCCCGGCCTGGATGGCCCGGCCCGCCCGGTAGGCGGTGGCTCCGCTGCGGCTCCACACGCCGGCGCCGAGGCCGTACAGCGTGTCGTTCGCGATGCGCATGGCGTCGTCGAAGTCCGTGAACGTGGTCACGGCCAGCACCGGACCGAAGATCTCCTCCTGGAAGATCCGCATCGAGTTGTCCCCGCGGAAGATGGTGGGCTCCACGTAGAAGCCGCTCTCCAGGCCCTCGACCGATGCGGGCGAGCCGCCGGTGAGCAGCTGGGCGCCCTCCTGCCTGCCGATGTCCAGGTAGCTGGTGATCTTCTCGAACTGGTCGCTGGAGGCCTGGGCGCCGATCATGGTGTCGGTGTCCAGCGGATTGCCGCGCTGGATCTTCTTCACCCGCGCCACCGCGAGGTCGAGGAACTCGTCGGCGATGTCCTCCTGCACCAGGGCACGCGAGGGACAGGTGCACACCTCACCGGAGTTCAGGGCGAACATCGAGAAGCCCTCCAGCGCCTTCTGGCGGTAGGAGTCGTCGGCGTCCATCACGTCGCTGAAGAACACGTTGGGCGACTTGCCACCCAGCTCCAGGGTCACCGGAATGAGGTTCTCGCTGGCGTACTGCATGATCAGCCGGCCGGTGGTGGTCTCACCGGTGAAGGCCACCTTGCGGATGCGCGGGTTGGAGGCCAGCGCCTTGCCGGCCTCCGCGCCGAAGCCGTTCACCACGTTGATGACGCCGTCGGGCAGCAGGTCGGCGATCAGCTCCATCAGGAACAGGATGGAGGCCGGGGTCTGTTCGGCGGGCTTGATCACCACGCAGTTGCCCGCGGCCAGCGCGGGGGCGAGCTTCCAGGTGGCCATGAGCAGGGGGAAGTTCCACGGGATGATCTGCCCGACCACGCCGAGCGGCTCGTGGAAGTGGTAGGCGACCGTGTCCTCATCGAGCTGGGAGAGGGTGCCCTCCTGCGCGCGGATGACGCCGGCGAAGTAGCGGAAGTGGTCGATCGCCAGCGGGATGTCGGCGGCCAGGCACTCGCGGACCGGCTTGCCGTTCTCCCAGGTCTCGGCGACGGCCAGCTGCTCGAGCTTCTCCTCCATGCGGTCGGCGATCTTGTTCAGGATGATCGCCCGCTCGGCCACCGTCGTGCGGTTCCACGTCTCGGCGGCCTTCCACGCCGCATCGAGGGCCTTCTCGACGTCGCCCTCACTCGAGCGCGCCACCTGCGTGAAGACCTGCCCGTCGACCGGGCTGGGGTCGTCGAAGTACTCGCCCCCCACGGGCGGCACCCACTGGCCCCCGATGAAGTTGTCGTACCGGTCCTTGTAGGTCATGAGCGACCCGTCGGACCCCGGCTTGGCGTACTGCGTCATGACGACCTCCTGGTGGATGTGGTGTGCGTCACGTGCAGCCTAGGTGCCAGCCGGGGTTCTGACCAGAGGGCTCAGGTCACCAACGACCCTTGCCACCCGGGGGCACCTCGCGCCATGCGGCGAGCGTCTCGGGGTCCTGCGCGTCCAGGAAGTCGACCAGCTCCTTGAAGGAGACGCAGTTGACCTCCTCGCGGACGCACTGCTCCCGGGTGAAGCGCTCCATGGCGTCCAGGTAGGTGCCGTCGTCCCAGGCCGCCAGGTGGTTGCCCAGGATCAGCGGGGCCCGGTTGCCCTTGAGCGCCTTCTCCAGCTCCAGGTCGTAGGTCTCCTGCATCACCCGACCACGCTCGTCGTTGGGCATGTCCGGGGCCCAGGTGTTGAAGGCGGCGAACCAGTTGTAGTCCATGGCCGGGACGATGCGCTCCTCCATGCCCTTGATGTGCACCGACGGCATCGGGATGTTCCAGATGCCGTGGGCCTTCTCGGGCCAGCGCACGATGTCCAGGCTGGAGGAGTCGTAGGTCCAGCCGTCCTCGGCCGCGGCCTTCTGGGCGTTCTCCACGCCCTCCAGGCAGGGTGTGCGCCCACCCTCGACGCTGCGGGCCAGCCCCTTGGGCAGGGCCGTCCCACCCTCGATGGGGGTCTTGCCCTCCCACCGCTCGACGAACTCGTACCACTCGTCCATCTCCTGGTGCCACTGCTTCACGGACCAGTCACCGCCACCCTTCGGGCCGCAGAAGTGCCCGTTGTAGTGGGTGCCGACCTCGTGGCCCGTCTCGAGGGCCGCCGCCAGCTCGCGCGTGGTGTCGATGACCATCTGCCGGGTGCGCGGCTTGATGTGCTGCATGCCCTTGGGGTGGTTGGGCGGGTCGTAGATCTCCTTGACCTCCGGTCCGGTGGCCAGGAAGGGGCCCGAGAGGAAGAAGGTCATGGTGGCGTCGGACTCGTCACCGGCCGTGCGGAAGCGGGAGACGCCCTGCTCCAGCGGGGTCTCCCCGGCGCCGTCCCACGAGATCACCACGAACTGCGGCGGGGCCTCACCGGCGGGCACCTTCTTCGCCCACGCACCGTCCTTGCCCTTGTCCTTCCCCTGGCCCTGCTCGTCACGAGAGGGATCGCCCGACTCGCCTGACGCGTCGCCCGGCTCGCTCGACTCACCCGACTCGCCCGACGCATCGCTCGACTCACTCGACTCACTGGGCTCAGCGGACGCGTCACCGGACTCGCTGGGCTCAGCGGACTCGCCGTCACTGCTCGAGGGCTCACCCGACCCCTCGTCCTCCGAGGTGGGCGATCCCCCCTCGGAGGAGTTCTCCCCCGAGGCGTTGCTGCTGGAGGCGGGACTCGAGCTCTCGTCCCCCTCGGAGTCACCGCTGCACGCGGTCACCCCCACCGCCAGGCAGACGGCCACTGCCGCCCCCTGCACCA encodes:
- the exaC gene encoding acetaldehyde dehydrogenase ExaC, which gives rise to MTQYAKPGSDGSLMTYKDRYDNFIGGQWVPPVGGEYFDDPSPVDGQVFTQVARSSEGDVEKALDAAWKAAETWNRTTVAERAIILNKIADRMEEKLEQLAVAETWENGKPVRECLAADIPLAIDHFRYFAGVIRAQEGTLSQLDEDTVAYHFHEPLGVVGQIIPWNFPLLMATWKLAPALAAGNCVVIKPAEQTPASILFLMELIADLLPDGVINVVNGFGAEAGKALASNPRIRKVAFTGETTTGRLIMQYASENLIPVTLELGGKSPNVFFSDVMDADDSYRQKALEGFSMFALNSGEVCTCPSRALVQEDIADEFLDLAVARVKKIQRGNPLDTDTMIGAQASSDQFEKITSYLDIGRQEGAQLLTGGSPASVEGLESGFYVEPTIFRGDNSMRIFQEEIFGPVLAVTTFTDFDDAMRIANDTLYGLGAGVWSRSGATAYRAGRAIQAGRVWTNCYHQYPAHAAFGGYKQSGIGRENHKMMLDHYQQTKNLLVSYSDDPAGLF
- a CDS encoding DUF779 domain-containing protein; translated protein: MVDTRRPDTLGGHVPPRVIALPAGLDLLRRLRDRHGALMLHQSGGCCDGSAPMCYRDGEFRVGQRDVQLGVLDLGAEAGQAPMAAPQGTDAVPVWISGPQFAAWQHTQLVIDAVPGRGSGFSLDAPEGERLLTRSRVFETEEMEALERHPALTGSQVDAGKQPPLPTDPVVVAEVAEACPLPLRRG
- a CDS encoding GNAT family N-acetyltransferase, which translates into the protein MDLPAPLILTTERCRVEALTPADAEVVFAYRSQPEVCRYLGHAAWTDLDQAREWITDSPAEGGGRLGIHADGVLVGDVMLRARPAAAVDGASAPAHVASLGYALHPDHQGKGLAREAVGAVVQAGFERWGLHRIEARVFTGARPSSRLLADLGFTREGVLRQVVWSREGTWFDDEVWARLV